From Fulvivirga lutea:
ATGTTAAAGAAACACTTACAAATTGGTGTTAATAAAGGAGCAATCACTCAGGAAGAAGCAGATAAGAAATTTGATGCTTGGTTAGCAGAGAAAGATTCTAAGATCCAGGCTAAGAGAGAGAAGATTGCAAAAGATACTGATAGCAAAGCGAAAGCTAGGTTAGAAGCTGAAGCTAAAGTGAAAGAAGCGAGAGCGGAAGCATTGAAGAAGAAAGCAGAAGACGCTGTTGCTGCTGAAGCACCTGCTGCCGAAGCTGAAGGGGAAGAAGCTGTAGCAGAAGCTACTGAAGAAACTCCGGCTGCTGCCGCAACTGAAGCTCCAAAAGCTGAAGCTACTGAAGCGCCAGCTGAAGAAGCTAAAAAAGAAGAATCAGCTTCTGAAGAAGAGAAAAAAGAGGATTAATATACCATGAATATTGATGCGTGCTACCAATTAGGTTACGTGATCAAGAAACATGGGACTCACGGGGAACTTAGCGTATTTATTGACGCAGATTTTCCTGAAGAATACTCAGAATTGGAATCAGTTTTTGTTGAGATCAACAATAAACTGGTTCCTTTTTTTATTGAGTACATTCAAATAAGAGGCAATAAAGCCGTTATAAAGTTTGAAGATGTTGATGATCAAGAATCGGCATCTGATTTGAAATCTTGTGCGATTTACCTACCCTTATCTACATTACCTAAACTTGATGATAATCAATTCTATTATCACGAGATAAAAGGGTATACCATAGAAGACACTCATCATGGTCAACTCGGGCCAATAGTGGATGTAGTTACTACCACAAAACAAGACTTAATTGTTGTCGATTATCAAGGTAAAGAAGTATTGGTACCTGTTAATGACGAAATCATTGGTTCTGTGGATCATGAAAATAAACTCTTGAAGGTTACTTTACCTGATGGTTTACTAGATGTATATTTAGATTAATGCGAATAGACATAATTACCTGCTTACCAAAGCTTCTCGAAAGCCCATTCAATGACTCTATTTTAAAAAGAGCTCAAAATAAGGGTTTGGTAGAAGTGGTTGTGCATGACTTAAGGGATTATTCTGAAGACAAACACAAAAAAGTAGATGACTATGCTTTTGGCGGTGGAGCAGGAATGGTTTTAATGATTGAACCTATAGCCAAATGTATTCGTGAGTTGAAGGATCAGCGAGTTTATGATGAAATAATTTACATGAGTCCTGATGGAGAGAACTTTTCCCAGGGTATTGCGAATGAATTATCTCTGAAAAAAAATATACTCATTCTTTGTGGCCATTATAAGGGTGTGGATGAACGCGTTCGTGAAAATTTTATAACCCGAGAAATTAGTATTGGAGATTATGTACTTTCTGGCGGTGAGCTGGCTGCGGCAGTTGTTTCTGATGCTATCATTAGATTGTTACCAGGCGTTTTGGGAGATGAAACGTCAGCATTATCAGATTCATTTCAGGATGGTTTAGTGGCACCACCAGTATATACCCGGCCAGCAGAATTTGAAGGATTAAAAGTGCCGGATGTGCTACTTTCGGGCCATCAGAAGAAGATAGAAGATTGGCGATTTGAACAATCTGTGAAACGCACCCAATTACGAAGACCAACCGACTCAAAATAATAATAATTAGAACATTAGGCCATTTGCATGTTAGTAGGGTATGCAAAGAAAGTCGTATAAAACAGAGCTATCTGAAAGAGAGAAAGAGCTCGAAGATAGAAACGAAGAGTTAGAGGCACAGCATGAGGAATTAACTGCTGCTGTGGAGGCGATGATCAATAAAAATGATCGCTTGGAAAAAGCACTTGAGGAGCTGAATATACGAAACAAGGAAATCGACCAGATTGTCTACAGAAGCTACCATGATTTAAAAACACCCATTACTGCCTTAGAAGGCCTTCTTTCACTCATTGAAGTTGATACGGAAGGAAGAGATGAGTATTTAGCTAAATCTAAAGCCTCAATTGTTGAAATGAAGCATCTATTAAGAATGCTTGCCAGATACAGCAGTAATCTCGTTGAAGTGGTAAAGTATTCGAGATTAAATTTTAAAGAAATTTGGGAGGAAGTTTTAGATGACCTTGAACGCTCTGTAGGGTATAATGTAGTAAAAATTACCTTTAACCAACCTAATGAAGAGATCATTAGCGATGTAGATAGGATAAAGCTGCTCTTATATAATGTAGTTAAGAATGCAATTGATTTCAGGTCGGAGAGAGGCAGGGTAGATGTTACTATTAGTGTAAAGCATACTATGCTTAAAATACAGGTTGCCGATAATGGAATTGGAATACCAGCTGAAGTTCAGCCCAATGTGTTTGATATGTTTTATCGGGGAAGCTCTAAGTCTAAAGGATCTGGGTTAGGCTTGTATTTATGCAAAAGAACTGTAGAGATTTTAGGCGGGAAGATTAGTTTATTCAGTTCCGTAAATGTAGGTACAACTGTCACAATGGAATTGCCATTAAAAAAGGTTGAAGAAAATTAATTCTTCAACCTTTTATTGTAATTATTCTACCTATTTACAGTGCTGCCATTTTCTATTTTCCGAATATATTCTACTGAATCCTTCAGCATATTTTTCTGAGAAGACACCATTTCTTCCAGAAAATCTATACGTTCTTTTAATTCAGTAAGCTGGTGACTGTAAGATTCATCCAGGGCATTTAATTTATTAATGGCATCAACTAGGAGTTTTTCAATTTCCTGTTTCGACATTTTTATTATTTTTCGATTGCGTCATCCAAATTTTCAAAATATTGGATGTCCATTTCATTAAATTTCCCATTTGGGTATTTTTCAGCAATTTGTTGCCTTCCAATTTTTACGCTTTGTCTAAACACCTGATCTTCCGGAAGAATTTTTCTGTGTGTTTTTAACCCTAAATCAAACATTTTTTCTTTCCACTCAACGAAATACCATTCCATAGATGGCTGATGAAAGACATTTAGCTTTCTTTTATCGAAAACAAGTTTGGTTATTTTGTGGGACTTTACCAGTTCACCGATATAGTTGAAAATCGATTTAAATTCATCAATAGTAATGTATGTACCTGTAGCAGCCACAACTAATGTATGTGTATTTTCCACGTGAGATACAGTAGCATTTTTAAATGCTTTCTTTTCTTTTAATTGATTTTCTATTTTTGATTCCATTATGATGATAAGTTTAAATTCTTTGTTTGATAGTATAACATGCTCCATTCAATAATGTTTAAACATTAATCTAAATTATTAAACAAAATGTTATTGATAGATAATTATTTTCTATTCGCTGTTGTCTATTAAATCAATTAATTACTATATTTGCACTCCAATTTTCGGAAAAGAGACTTTTAGATATATAATATCATGAACGAGATCATAAAAGCAGTTGAAGCTGAATTAAACAAAGAAGCAAAATCTCACCCTGATTTTAAGGCTGGTGATACTGTTAACGTACACGTTAAAATTAAGGAAGGTAACAAAGAGAGAATTCAGCAATTCCAAGGAACTGTAATTCAAAGAAGACACCCAAATACAGCAGGTGAGACATTTACAGTAAGAAAAGTGTCTAACGGTATTGGTATAGAAAGAATATTCCCAATTTTATCTCCTAGCATCGAGAAAATCGAGATTGTTAGAAAAGGTAAAGTTAGAAGAGCGAGATTGTACTACTTAAAAGGTAGACAAGGTAAAGCTGCTCGTATCAAAGAAAAGCTGTAATTTAAATTACATCGGATATAAAAAAAGGGTTGATCATTTGATCAACCCTTTTTTGCTTTAACACCTTAATTTATAAGGTGTTAACATTATTTAAATCCTCAGACGCCTTTTTAAGTCTGGCTTTAAAACTCTCTTCGCCTTTTCTTAGCCAAACTCTTGGATCGTAGTATTTCTTGTTTGGTTTATCGTCTCCCTCAGGGTTACCAATTTGCCCTTGAAGATAGCCTTCATTTGATTTGTAGTAGTTTTTCACTCCTTCCCAATAAGCCCATTGCAAATCAGTATCAATGTTCATTTTTATAACACCGTAAGAGATACCTTCACGAATTTCTTCAACCGTTGATCCTGATCCACCGTGGAAAACGAAATCAACCGGGTTTGGCCCAGTCTTATATTTTTCAATGATATAATCTTGAGAATTCTTCAAAATTACAGGTGTTAACTTCACATTACCTGGCTTATAAACACCGTGTACGTTACCAAAAGCAGCTGCAATAGTAAACCTGTGGCTAATCTTGCTCAATTCTTCATAAGCATAGGCTACTTCTTCAGGTTGCGTATAAAGCTTAGAACTGTCTACATCAGTATTGTCAACTCCATCTTCTTCACCACCAGTTACACCTAATTCAATTTCTAACGTCATATCTATTTTGCTCATTCGCTCAAGATACTTTTTACATATTTCAATATTTTCTTCAATTGGCTCTTCAGAAAGGTCGATCATGTGTGAACTAAATAAAGGCTTGCCATGCTCTTTGTAAAATTTTTCACCAGCATCTAGCATACCATCTATCCATGGTAATAGCTTCTTAGCGGCATGGTCGGTATGTAATACAATTCTGGCACCATATAATTCGGCCATTTGGTGTACGTGCTTGGCACCTGAAACGGCACCAGCAATGGCAGCTTGCTGGTTATCATTGTTTAATCCTTTTCCAGCATAGAATACAGCCCCACCATTTGAGAATTGGATCATCATAGGCGCATTTAGCTCGGCCGCAGTTTCCATTACGGCATTCACCGAATTTGTGCCTACCACGTTTACAGCAGGAAGTGCAAATTTCTTTTCTTTAGCGTACTTAAATAGTTCTTGTACCTCATCGCCTGTTAGAACACCAGGCTTAAATTTTGAAGATGACATATGTATATGTGTATGGTTGAATAATCGTGTAAAACTCTTTTTATAAGAGCGCTACAAATAAACTAAATAATTGGCGGAGGTCACATTCTTAATAGTAATTTTTGAAAGCTGGATGATACTGATGATATTTGCTCAGTTTTCAATCGGATAGCAATTATGAGCTGGTTTAAAAGGAAAGATAAAGGAATACAAACACCAACAGAGGCTAAGAAGGAGGCACCCGATGGGTTGTGGACCAAAACGCCTAGTGGTAAAATCGTACATACACGAGAGTTAAAGAGTAATTCCTATGTGAGTCCTGAAGATGGCTATCATGTGAGAATAGGTTCTGCGGAGTATTTCGAAATATTGTTTGATAACAATAAATTTACTGAGCTGGATGAAAATATGGAGTCAGCTGACCCATTAAAATTTGTTGATACCAAAGCTTACCCAGATAGAATAAAGAGTACTCAGAAGAAATCTGAATTAAAAGATGCCGTTAGAACAGCCTATGGCAAAATGAATGGGTTGGAAATAACGATAGCTTGTATGGATTTCGGATTTATCGGTGGTTCAATGGGCAGTGTGGTAGGCGAGAAGATAGCTAGAGCTATAGACCATTCACTACAAAATAAAAAGCCTTTCTTAATGATCTCTAAGTCTGGCGGAGCCAGAATGATGGAAGCTGGATTATCCTTAATGCAAATGGCTAAGACATCCGCCAAATTGGCTTTGCTTAGTGAGGCTAAGATTCCATATATCTCTTTACTGACTGATCCAACCACAGGAGGTGTTACTGCTTCGTACGCTATGCTTGGCGACTTTAATATTGCTGAGCCCGGAGCATTAATTGGCTTCGCGGGCCCTAGAGTTATTAGAGAAACGATTGGTAAAGACTTACCTAAAGGCTTTCAAAGTGCAGAATTTGTATTGGATCATGGGTTTCTCGATTTCATTGTGGATCGTAGAAATCTAAAATCGAAGTTGACAACACTCTTAAAGATGTTAAAATAGATAAATAAAAAAGGGGCTTTAAAAGCCCCCTTTTTATTTCCCTTTATTCTGATCTTTTGGACCTGAATCTGATGGTTTATTTGGTTTGGGAGAAGGTTTAGAAGGAGCAGGATTTTCTTTCACTTCCTTCTTTACACTTTCTGCCATCTGCTTAATTTCATCTGGACTCTTTCCTTTCAAGTATTCAGGAAGTTCCATTCCTGCCATGTTAAACATTTCTTGTAATGGTGGAACTGATTTGTACAGTCCGGAAATGAAATTGGCTGTTGAAGTTTTGCTTTCTGGGCCAGAGCCTCCGCCTTCCCAGACAGTAATTTTATCGATTTTAATATTTTTAATTGCCTCTGTCTGAAGTCGAACCAGTTCAGGCAATTTATCTGCTACAAGTAACAATACGGCATCTTTAGCATTATCACCTGCTGCGTCTACAATTTGTTTTAAACCTTGTGCCTGCTTCGTAAGTACTTCATATAAACCTTGAGCTTCAGCTTGTTTCTTAAATAGAATCGCATCGGCCTCACCTTTTGCTAACCTTCTAATTTGTTCAGCTTGCGCTTCTGCAGCAATCTCTACCTTTTCTTTATCGATTTGAGCAGGCACAACAATATCTGCAGTTTGTGCTGCTTTATCACGTGTTGCTCTTGCATTTTCAGCTTCTTGCTCAGCGGCATAAGCCTCTTCTAATGCTTTCGCTGTCTGAACCTTTTCTGCGGCAATCGCAATTCTCTGTGATTCTGCTTCCTTCTCTCGTCTGACAGCATCAGATTGTGCTACCTTAATCTTCGCTAAGTTCTCACCTTCAACTGCACTCGCATCTGCATCTGCCACTTTCACTCTTTGCTCTTGTACAGCATTGGCAGCACCAATGGCACCATCTCTATCTTTTTCAGCAACTGATCTTTTTGCGTCATTTATCGCTTTGGCAGCAGCTTCTTTACCTAATGCCTCAATGTAGCCAGATTCATCTTTAATGTCTGTTACGTTTACGTTGATTAACTTAAGACCAATTTTCTTCAACTCGGTTTCAACATTAGATGCCACATTTTCAAGGAATTTATCTCTGTTACTGTTAATTTCCTCAATGTCCATTGTAGCAACTACCAACCTCAACTGACCGAAGATGATGTCCTTGGCTAAATCCTGGATGGTCTCTTGCGTTAATCCTAAAAGCCTTTCTGCAGCATTGTTCATTACACCAGGTTCAGTAGAAATACCCACTGTAAAACGAGATGGAACGTCTACACGAATATTTTGTCTACTTAATGCATTAGTAAGCATCACCTCTATAGAGATTGGCGTTAGATCAAGAAATTCATAGTCTTGAAAAACGGGCCATATGAATGCCGCACCTCCATGTATACATTTGGCGGATCCACCACCAACTTTACCATATACAACTAGAATCCTATCGGAAGGACATCTTTTGTACCTTCTAAAAAAGGTAACAACAACAATGAATACGAAAAACGCTACAAGAGCAAAAATGGGGAGGGTTAATACGCTCATTATGTTAATTTATTGGTGGTTATTATTAAAATATCGTTTGCTAAATCCTTAACTGTAATTACCATTCCTGGTTTTAAATCTACTTCATCATCGGTTATAGCTTCCAATGTTCTTAAAGATCCTTGAACTTTCAGTTGAACTTTACCAATGTTTCCTCTATTGGCCTTTACTTCCATATATACCTCACCTATCACACCAATGGCATTCTTCATTTGTAATGTACCGCTTTCATTTGCCTTACCCAGATAATAGAATATGGCGCCCATTAAAAACATCATAGCAACGCCCGCTACTAATGATATAGCAATTGATAGTCCGTTTGAAAGTCCGGAATCAAGGCATGCAATACCTGTCCATGAAAAAATAGTAAAAAAGGCTACCATATTTTTCAGTGTGAAGAATTGAAAGCTTATTCCATCATCACCTTCAATATCAGCATCTGCACCTGCATCTTCAGGTATATCGCCACCAAAAAATGTTAAGGCAAGCTGTAAAAGAAAAAAGAGCGTGAAAGGAATGGCTATCGCCCAGTAAATCTTTTCAAGAGTGGCAAGTGCTTCCCACCATACAGAGAAATTATCCATGGAAATTAATTTAGAGTGAATATAATTTATTTGTTATTATTTAATACTGATTTTCGAAGAATAATACCGCTCATAATAAAAATGTAACATTTCATTTGTGGATGCGGTATAACTACCAATCTCAAACAACTCAACACATGCTGAAAAATTACTTTAAGATTGCTATTCGCAGTCTGCTCAAAAATCGAATCTACTCCATAATTAATGTATTAGGGCTTTCAATTGGTATTGCCAGCAGTCTACTTATTCTTCTCCATGTGGAAGATGAGCTTTCTTATGATGAATTTCACTCCAAAGGAGACAGGATTTATAAGGTTGGTTTGGAGCGGTTGTACCCTGATCATGTAACAAATTATGCCATTGTACCACACTCATTTTCTGAGGTGATGGTGCGCGATTTTCCTGAGGTTGAAAATGCTGTTCGAATGTTCGGTAATCCTGCCAATAATCCGGTAGTAGTAAGCTATGTGGATGAGAAGAATGAAGAAAAGCGTTTTGAAGAAACAGCCTTTATGGCTGCTGACTCTACTTTTTTTGAGGTATTTGACATTAAACTAATTTCTGGGGATCCGAAAAATGCGCTAGCTAATGCCCAAGATATGGTTATTACTCAAGAAATGGCGACTAAATATTTTGGTAATGAAGACCCTATTAATAAAACACTGACTACAGATTTCGGTCAGTTTAATGTAAAGGGCGTTTGTGAAAATTTTACTGAGAATTCGCATTTTGAGTTTGGCTTTTTAGCAGCACTTAAAACCTTTCCATTCTTACAGAATGATAATTTTGTAAGCTTTACTACTCACTTATACGTGTTGCTTAATGAGAATGCAGATCCTGCTGCCCTTGAGAGCAAATTTCCGGAAATGGTGGAAACTTATGCCGCACCGCAAATTGAGGCCAACTTAAGCACAACATATGGAGAGTATGTGGCTGCAGGAAACGGCTATAATTACTCCCTCATTCCAATGGAAGATATACACCTAAACCCGGTGAAATACCAGGCTGAGTTTAAAGCAGGTGGTGATATTAATGATGTATATATTTTCATTTCTATAGCAGTACTCATTACGTTAATTGCCTGCATCAACTTCATGAACCTTGCAACCGCCAGGTCTACAGAAAGAGCCAAGGAAGTTGGTATCAGAAAAACGTTAGGATCGCCTAAAAAACAGTTGGTTGCTCAGTTTTTAACTGAATCGATCGTGCTAAGTATCATTTCATCTGCCATCGCCTTAGGAGTGGTTTATCTCACACTGCCTTATTTTAATAATGTAATAGTTAAATCCCTTTCTATTGCATCCGAAGGCTCTTTATTAATACCAGTGACTGTAGCTTATGCTTTAATTGTAGGTCTGCTGGCAGGTAGTTATCCGGCATTTGTACTTTCAGGATTTAATCCGGTATCAGTAATGAAGGGCAAAATGCAGACAAACAAGAGCATGTCGTGGTTGAGAAATGGATTGGTTGTTTTCCAGTTCGCGATAAGCATCATACTAATTTGTGGAACCCTCATAGTCCGAGATCAAATAAATTTTATGGCACAAAAAGATCTTGGGTATAATAAAGAGCACCTTATTGTTGTAGATCGTATAGGGACCCTCAATGAGCAATTGGATGTATTTATAAAAGAGGTACAAGCACTTCCTGAAGTAGAAATGGCAGGTGGTTCTGGCGTAATTCCGGTAAATCAATACTTTGGAATCCAATTTATGCCACAAGGAGCTTCCGAGCCGATTACTACCAACTCCATGACTGCTGATGATGACTATATAAAAACCATGGGTTTTGAAATTGTGGAAGGGCGAGGTTTTTCCAAAGATTTTAATGATTCACTATCTCTGATCATCAATCAACGCACTGTTGATTTGTTAGGTGTGGAAAACCCGATT
This genomic window contains:
- a CDS encoding 30S ribosomal protein S16, with protein sequence MAVKIRLARRGRKKQAMYDVVVADARSPRDGKFIEKIGRYNPNTDPAFIELDEEKAFDWVMKGAQPTDTVRAMLSYRGLMLKKHLQIGVNKGAITQEEADKKFDAWLAEKDSKIQAKREKIAKDTDSKAKARLEAEAKVKEARAEALKKKAEDAVAAEAPAAEAEGEEAVAEATEETPAAAATEAPKAEATEAPAEEAKKEESASEEEKKED
- the rimM gene encoding ribosome maturation factor RimM (Essential for efficient processing of 16S rRNA); amino-acid sequence: MIKKHGTHGELSVFIDADFPEEYSELESVFVEINNKLVPFFIEYIQIRGNKAVIKFEDVDDQESASDLKSCAIYLPLSTLPKLDDNQFYYHEIKGYTIEDTHHGQLGPIVDVVTTTKQDLIVVDYQGKEVLVPVNDEIIGSVDHENKLLKVTLPDGLLDVYLD
- the trmD gene encoding tRNA (guanosine(37)-N1)-methyltransferase TrmD; translation: MRIDIITCLPKLLESPFNDSILKRAQNKGLVEVVVHDLRDYSEDKHKKVDDYAFGGGAGMVLMIEPIAKCIRELKDQRVYDEIIYMSPDGENFSQGIANELSLKKNILILCGHYKGVDERVRENFITREISIGDYVLSGGELAAAVVSDAIIRLLPGVLGDETSALSDSFQDGLVAPPVYTRPAEFEGLKVPDVLLSGHQKKIEDWRFEQSVKRTQLRRPTDSK
- a CDS encoding sensor histidine kinase translates to MQRKSYKTELSEREKELEDRNEELEAQHEELTAAVEAMINKNDRLEKALEELNIRNKEIDQIVYRSYHDLKTPITALEGLLSLIEVDTEGRDEYLAKSKASIVEMKHLLRMLARYSSNLVEVVKYSRLNFKEIWEEVLDDLERSVGYNVVKITFNQPNEEIISDVDRIKLLLYNVVKNAIDFRSERGRVDVTISVKHTMLKIQVADNGIGIPAEVQPNVFDMFYRGSSKSKGSGLGLYLCKRTVEILGGKISLFSSVNVGTTVTMELPLKKVEEN
- the rplS gene encoding 50S ribosomal protein L19 is translated as MNEIIKAVEAELNKEAKSHPDFKAGDTVNVHVKIKEGNKERIQQFQGTVIQRRHPNTAGETFTVRKVSNGIGIERIFPILSPSIEKIEIVRKGKVRRARLYYLKGRQGKAARIKEKL
- the fbaA gene encoding class II fructose-bisphosphate aldolase, translated to MSSSKFKPGVLTGDEVQELFKYAKEKKFALPAVNVVGTNSVNAVMETAAELNAPMMIQFSNGGAVFYAGKGLNNDNQQAAIAGAVSGAKHVHQMAELYGARIVLHTDHAAKKLLPWIDGMLDAGEKFYKEHGKPLFSSHMIDLSEEPIEENIEICKKYLERMSKIDMTLEIELGVTGGEEDGVDNTDVDSSKLYTQPEEVAYAYEELSKISHRFTIAAAFGNVHGVYKPGNVKLTPVILKNSQDYIIEKYKTGPNPVDFVFHGGSGSTVEEIREGISYGVIKMNIDTDLQWAYWEGVKNYYKSNEGYLQGQIGNPEGDDKPNKKYYDPRVWLRKGEESFKARLKKASEDLNNVNTL
- the accD gene encoding acetyl-CoA carboxylase, carboxyltransferase subunit beta — protein: MSWFKRKDKGIQTPTEAKKEAPDGLWTKTPSGKIVHTRELKSNSYVSPEDGYHVRIGSAEYFEILFDNNKFTELDENMESADPLKFVDTKAYPDRIKSTQKKSELKDAVRTAYGKMNGLEITIACMDFGFIGGSMGSVVGEKIARAIDHSLQNKKPFLMISKSGGARMMEAGLSLMQMAKTSAKLALLSEAKIPYISLLTDPTTGGVTASYAMLGDFNIAEPGALIGFAGPRVIRETIGKDLPKGFQSAEFVLDHGFLDFIVDRRNLKSKLTTLLKMLK
- a CDS encoding flotillin family protein, giving the protein MSVLTLPIFALVAFFVFIVVVTFFRRYKRCPSDRILVVYGKVGGGSAKCIHGGAAFIWPVFQDYEFLDLTPISIEVMLTNALSRQNIRVDVPSRFTVGISTEPGVMNNAAERLLGLTQETIQDLAKDIIFGQLRLVVATMDIEEINSNRDKFLENVASNVETELKKIGLKLINVNVTDIKDESGYIEALGKEAAAKAINDAKRSVAEKDRDGAIGAANAVQEQRVKVADADASAVEGENLAKIKVAQSDAVRREKEAESQRIAIAAEKVQTAKALEEAYAAEQEAENARATRDKAAQTADIVVPAQIDKEKVEIAAEAQAEQIRRLAKGEADAILFKKQAEAQGLYEVLTKQAQGLKQIVDAAGDNAKDAVLLLVADKLPELVRLQTEAIKNIKIDKITVWEGGGSGPESKTSTANFISGLYKSVPPLQEMFNMAGMELPEYLKGKSPDEIKQMAESVKKEVKENPAPSKPSPKPNKPSDSGPKDQNKGK
- a CDS encoding ABC transporter permease → MLKNYFKIAIRSLLKNRIYSIINVLGLSIGIASSLLILLHVEDELSYDEFHSKGDRIYKVGLERLYPDHVTNYAIVPHSFSEVMVRDFPEVENAVRMFGNPANNPVVVSYVDEKNEEKRFEETAFMAADSTFFEVFDIKLISGDPKNALANAQDMVITQEMATKYFGNEDPINKTLTTDFGQFNVKGVCENFTENSHFEFGFLAALKTFPFLQNDNFVSFTTHLYVLLNENADPAALESKFPEMVETYAAPQIEANLSTTYGEYVAAGNGYNYSLIPMEDIHLNPVKYQAEFKAGGDINDVYIFISIAVLITLIACINFMNLATARSTERAKEVGIRKTLGSPKKQLVAQFLTESIVLSIISSAIALGVVYLTLPYFNNVIVKSLSIASEGSLLIPVTVAYALIVGLLAGSYPAFVLSGFNPVSVMKGKMQTNKSMSWLRNGLVVFQFAISIILICGTLIVRDQINFMAQKDLGYNKEHLIVVDRIGTLNEQLDVFIKEVQALPEVEMAGGSGVIPVNQYFGIQFMPQGASEPITTNSMTADDDYIKTMGFEIVEGRGFSKDFNDSLSLIINQRTVDLLGVENPIGLKLRNTVAAAAGGNPVEIEYEVVGVVKDFHYMSLRDEISPFVILSTESQAFGGAGFLTARIKGENMQDALASIENKWKMFSPEDPFKYKFLDDELDKQYKSEANSGKIFGLFAALGIIIACVGLFGLAAYMAGLRTKEIGVRKTLGASVSGVVLLLSKDFTKLILIALLIAVPVSYYFMNEWLSNFAYKTGISALTFIISGGLALIIAWLTVGYQTLKAALVNPVKSLRSE